The following is a genomic window from Thermodesulfovibrionales bacterium.
GAGATAACAACTTCTGAGGAGGTGCACATACTTGCCATATTTGAAAGTTATGAAGATATTGAACCCCTTCAGGAGATCGTCCATAATGCCCTAAGAGGTCATGTTTTTGATGGAAGAGCTGGATATCAACTTATAGTCAATGAAAAAGAAGAAATACTTTCATTCTCAAAAAAGCCTCTAATTGGTGCAACATCACTAAGCACCAAAGAGGTGATAAGTCTAATTCATAAATTTAATGGCATTGCTATTGCCTCACATATAGATAAGGAGGTCTTCAGCCTTGTCTCCCAGCTCGGTTTTGTTCCAGAAAACCTTGGCATCGATGCCCTGGAAATATCCGTTCATATGAGTATGGATGAGGCAAGGAAGAGATTTGTACATATAAATCTTCCTTTATTAAGATCCTCTGATAGCCACCATATTTATGAGATAGGAAGGGCTTATTCAGAATTTTTTATTGAGGCACCAACTATTGAAGAGATAAAACTTGCACTCAGGGGTGAGGGAGGCAGGAGGGTACGCTGATGGAAGACCTCTCCCTTCATATCCTTGATATAGTTGAGAATTCAATAACAGCATCTGCAAAAAACATTGAGATAATTATAACAGACAGTATCATTGATAACAGACTTTATGTTGAGATAAAAGACGATGGTACGGGCATGGATGAAGGGATTCTGAAAAGGGTTGAAGACCCCTTTTATTCAACAAAGGCTAAGAAGACAGGCCTCGGAATTCCCCTTCTTAAACAGGCTGCAATGGAATGTGAGGGTAATTTCTGGATAAGCTCCTCTCCAGGAAAGGGCACCTCCATAAAGGCTGAGTTCAGGAGAGACCATATAGATAGAAAACCTCTTGGAGATATTGCCTCAACAATAGTGACAGCAATAATCTCCTGCCCGGATTGCCACTTCAGGCTAACAGTAAAAGTAATTGAAAAATCAGGAGAAGAGAAATCCTTTGTTTTTGACACAGAGGAATTAAAGGGTGAGCTTGAGGATATACCAATAAATACTCCCATTATATTAAAATTTATAAAAGAACACATAAGAGAAAATTTAAAACCTCTTATAGCATATTAAATGTCAGGAAAAAGAATTCTTGTTGTAGATGATGAGAACATTGTGAGGATTTCCTGTAAAAAGATTCTCTCTACTGAGGGCTTTGAGGTGGACCTTGCTGCTGACGGATATGAGGCAATTGAACTGATAAAAAAACAGAACTATGATGTGATCATCACGGACCTGAAGATGCCGAAGATGGATGGACTTGAGGTCCTTCA
Proteins encoded in this region:
- a CDS encoding PHP domain-containing protein → MNLYRADLHIHTCLXACAELDMTPPKIIRKAKEAGLEIIAVTDHNSAENVPAVKLASNNEITVLAGMEITTSEEVHILAIFESYEDIEPLQEIVHNALRGHVFDGRAGYQLIVNEKEEILSFSKKPLIGATSLSTKEVISLIHKFNGIAIASHIDKEVFSLVSQLGFVPENLGIDALEISVHMSMDEARKRFVHINLPLLRSSDSHHIYEIGRAYSEFFIEAPTIEEIKLALRGEGGRRVR
- a CDS encoding ATP-binding protein, whose amino-acid sequence is MEDLSLHILDIVENSITASAKNIEIIITDSIIDNRLYVEIKDDGTGMDEGILKRVEDPFYSTKAKKTGLGIPLLKQAAMECEGNFWISSSPGKGTSIKAEFRRDHIDRKPLGDIASTIVTAIISCPDCHFRLTVKVIEKSGEEKSFVFDTEELKGELEDIPINTPIILKFIKEHIRENLKPLIAY
- a CDS encoding response regulator, which produces MSGKRILVVDDENIVRISCKKILSTEGFEVDLAADGYEAIELIKKQNYDVIITDLKMPKMDGLEVLQWIKKNSPASKIIVITGFSTPDIAEKSIAYGAIRYLEKPFTPEILLSAVRSVINE